Proteins from a single region of Nakamurella alba:
- a CDS encoding class I SAM-dependent methyltransferase, protein MDASERGPGTAGEDYAERLNKLQGKWWKKLLPVQAPYHWNMRRRLGGRTLDVGCGNGRNLAALGPGSVGVDHNPHLVQDCRALGLRAYTTEEFFADPVLSAPRNYDSLLAAHLIEHLEVEQAREVLGSYLPLVRPGGRILFVTPQERGYASDPTHLVFTDFTALAAISDDLGLRTVKQYSFPFPRRLGKAFIYNEFNHVAEQPRV, encoded by the coding sequence ATGGACGCCAGCGAACGGGGACCGGGCACCGCCGGCGAGGACTACGCCGAGCGGCTCAACAAGCTGCAGGGCAAGTGGTGGAAGAAGCTGCTGCCGGTCCAGGCGCCGTACCACTGGAACATGCGCCGCCGGCTCGGCGGCCGCACCCTCGACGTCGGCTGCGGGAACGGCCGGAACCTGGCCGCCCTCGGGCCCGGGTCGGTCGGGGTGGACCACAACCCGCACCTGGTGCAGGACTGCCGGGCACTGGGGCTGCGGGCGTACACCACCGAGGAGTTCTTCGCCGATCCGGTGCTGTCGGCGCCCCGCAACTACGACTCGCTGCTGGCCGCGCACCTGATCGAGCATCTCGAGGTCGAGCAGGCTCGCGAGGTCCTCGGCTCCTACCTCCCGCTGGTCCGGCCGGGCGGGCGCATCCTGTTCGTCACCCCGCAGGAGCGTGGCTACGCCTCCGACCCGACGCACCTGGTCTTCACCGACTTCACCGCCCTCGCCGCGATCTCCGACGACCTGGGCCTGCGCACCGTCAAGCAGTACTCCTTCCCCTTCCCCCGCCGCCTGGGCAAGGCCTTCATCTACAACGAGTTCAACCACGTCGCCGAGCAGCCGCGGGTCTGA
- a CDS encoding glycosyltransferase encodes MPEENAAPAQGVHTLSVVVPVYQGEKTLAALVDELLPWTTEFTTPDGHRAVVEEILLVDDNGPDRSGSVIRTLSDRHEVVRPVWLSRNYGQHPATLAGMASSGGDWIITMDEDGQHDPSAVPGMLDVAMRERADVVYGRPVNAPPHGLVRNVQSRAAKRLVHLSSGSTHAGDYQSFRLVLGGIGRSVAAYAGAGVYLDVALGWVARRVVTAPVTLRAEGDRPSGYRFRTLMSHFWRMVITSGTGALRLVSILGGVFAVGGGLLAIYLLAARLFWDSTTPAGWPSLMVVLLVCSGAILFSLGVIAEYIGTSVNMAMGKPLYLIVTDPDDGPLGRTLPPVPPAAPAPPTADRTGARTTSGSGRP; translated from the coding sequence ATGCCGGAGGAGAACGCGGCACCGGCGCAAGGGGTGCACACGCTCTCCGTGGTCGTCCCGGTGTACCAGGGTGAGAAGACCCTCGCCGCGCTGGTCGACGAGCTGCTGCCGTGGACCACCGAGTTCACCACCCCCGACGGGCACCGCGCCGTGGTCGAGGAGATCCTGCTGGTCGACGACAACGGGCCGGACCGGTCCGGGTCGGTCATCCGCACCCTGTCCGACCGGCACGAGGTGGTCCGCCCGGTCTGGCTGAGCCGGAACTACGGCCAGCACCCAGCCACCCTGGCCGGCATGGCCTCCTCCGGCGGCGACTGGATCATCACCATGGACGAGGACGGTCAGCACGATCCGTCCGCCGTCCCCGGGATGCTCGACGTCGCGATGCGGGAGCGGGCCGACGTGGTCTACGGCCGCCCGGTGAACGCTCCCCCGCACGGCCTGGTCCGGAACGTGCAGAGCCGGGCCGCCAAGCGGCTGGTCCACCTGAGTTCCGGCAGCACCCACGCCGGGGACTACCAGTCGTTCCGGTTGGTGCTCGGCGGGATCGGCCGCAGTGTGGCCGCCTACGCCGGCGCCGGCGTCTACCTGGACGTGGCGCTGGGCTGGGTGGCGCGCCGGGTGGTCACCGCTCCGGTGACGTTGCGCGCCGAGGGCGACCGGCCGTCCGGCTACCGCTTCCGCACCCTGATGTCGCACTTCTGGCGCATGGTGATCACCAGCGGCACCGGCGCCCTCCGGCTGGTCAGCATCCTGGGCGGCGTGTTCGCCGTCGGCGGCGGCCTGCTGGCGATCTACCTGCTGGCCGCGCGGCTGTTCTGGGACAGCACCACCCCGGCCGGCTGGCCGTCGCTGATGGTGGTGCTGCTGGTCTGCAGCGGCGCGATCCTGTTCTCCCTCGGGGTGATCGCCGAGTACATCGGCACCTCGGTCAACATGGCGATGGGCAAACCGCTGTACCTGATCGTCACCGACCCGGACGACGGACCGCTCGGCCGGACCCTGCCGCCCGTCCCGCCGGCGGCCCCGGCGCCGCCCACCGCGGACCGCACCGGGGCCCGGACGACGAGCGGCTCGGGACGCCCGTGA
- a CDS encoding NAD-dependent epimerase/dehydratase family protein, whose translation MTTRPTWILGAGGLLGGAVRRAALARRLPVLTSEVPWTEADPTRRVLTGDIDRMLDAGDGGWRIAWCAGGGVTGSTAEALRQEVRVFRTFLDDLAARSVGTRGSVFVASSAGALYAGAAGAPFTERSAVAPLAPYGRAKVEMEQAADDFARRTGHRVVLGRIANLYGPGQDMNKGQGLVSHLCRAHLERRPLSVFVPLDTVRDYLFVDDCARMVLDLLDRCDTVADSTVTSTVGTDTGNPGAVVKILASGQGTTIGALLGECRRLFKRTPKVVLGSSDTARFQARDLRLRSVVWPEIDRRPLTTLPAGIDATIRGLHLATFAGRC comes from the coding sequence GTGACCACCCGGCCGACCTGGATCCTCGGTGCCGGCGGACTTCTCGGCGGCGCGGTGCGCCGTGCCGCGCTCGCGCGCCGGCTGCCGGTGCTCACCTCCGAGGTGCCGTGGACCGAGGCCGACCCGACCCGCCGGGTGCTGACCGGCGACATCGACCGGATGCTGGACGCCGGTGACGGCGGTTGGCGGATCGCCTGGTGCGCCGGCGGCGGGGTCACCGGTAGCACCGCGGAAGCGCTGCGACAGGAGGTGCGGGTCTTCCGGACCTTCCTGGACGACCTGGCCGCCCGCTCCGTCGGCACCCGGGGCAGCGTCTTCGTGGCCTCCTCCGCCGGAGCGCTCTACGCCGGCGCCGCCGGCGCGCCGTTCACCGAGCGGTCCGCGGTCGCCCCGCTGGCCCCCTACGGCCGGGCGAAGGTGGAGATGGAGCAGGCGGCCGACGACTTCGCCCGGCGCACCGGTCACCGGGTGGTGCTGGGCCGGATCGCGAACCTCTACGGGCCGGGCCAGGACATGAACAAGGGCCAGGGCCTGGTGTCCCACCTGTGCCGGGCGCACCTGGAGCGCCGCCCGCTGTCGGTGTTCGTCCCGCTGGACACCGTGCGCGACTACCTCTTCGTCGACGACTGCGCCCGGATGGTGCTCGACCTGCTCGACCGGTGCGACACCGTCGCCGACAGCACCGTCACGAGCACAGTCGGCACCGACACCGGGAACCCTGGCGCCGTGGTGAAGATCCTCGCGTCCGGCCAGGGCACGACCATCGGCGCGCTGCTCGGGGAGTGCCGGCGGCTGTTCAAGCGCACCCCCAAGGTCGTTCTCGGGTCCTCGGACACCGCGCGGTTCCAGGCCCGCGACCTGCGTCTGCGGTCGGTGGTGTGGCCGGAGATCGACCGGCGGCCGCTCACCACGCTGCCCGCCGGGATCGACGCGACCATCCGTGGCCTGCACCTGGCGACCTTCGCCGGCAGATGCTGA
- a CDS encoding GtrA family protein, protein MAEPERGPLLLLLDQRVAFVLVGAFNTAFSFAVFTALDLWWHTWVQLELLIAQQSSLVTAFVLHRRFVFRVRGHVARDFLRFELVQITSLLLNLALITVLVDLAGLPALPSQAGVTVLLVLLSFFGHRDFSFRRTDQEKAAQHNAAQPEGAEDTHRAAVPGAQHHEDSPSLPTTAEMPTTLGDPQRLPGERP, encoded by the coding sequence ATGGCGGAGCCGGAGCGCGGGCCGCTGCTGCTGCTGCTCGACCAGCGGGTGGCGTTCGTCCTCGTCGGGGCCTTCAACACGGCGTTCAGCTTCGCCGTCTTCACCGCGCTGGATCTCTGGTGGCACACCTGGGTGCAGCTGGAACTGCTGATCGCGCAACAGTCCTCGCTGGTGACGGCGTTCGTGCTGCACCGCCGCTTCGTGTTCCGGGTGCGCGGTCACGTGGCGCGGGACTTCCTGCGGTTCGAACTGGTGCAGATCACCTCGCTGCTGCTGAACCTGGCACTGATCACCGTGCTGGTCGACCTCGCCGGGCTGCCCGCGCTGCCGTCGCAGGCCGGGGTGACCGTGCTGCTGGTGCTGCTCAGCTTCTTCGGCCACCGGGACTTCTCCTTCCGCCGGACCGACCAGGAGAAGGCCGCCCAGCACAACGCGGCTCAGCCGGAGGGCGCGGAGGACACGCACCGGGCGGCGGTGCCCGGTGCGCAGCACCACGAGGACTCCCCCTCGCTCCCGACCACCGCCGAGATGCCCACCACGCTCGGCGATCCGCAGCGCCTGCCGGGTGAGCGGCCATGA
- a CDS encoding glycosyltransferase family 2 protein, which produces MSPPIPEEPTVPEDPAVPEEPAVPEVHNGPDVPQVTGTGQGPDERRDAAPDTAGSAAAPVTVSVVVPTYNNAAHVQAAIDSILAQTFTDFELIISDHSSTDGTWDLLQDYTADARVRLQQVPQGGGAPANWKAVTEPATGEYLKLVCGDDLIHPDALQEQVAALAAHPSAVLSASLRDIVDEAGRPVVRARGLQGLDGLVDGREAVRRTVRAGTNVFGEPGCVLFRRSVLMESGGWDDRSPYLIDQATCARVALRGSMVAVRRSLAGFRISAQQWSVALAATQAEHAAAFHHRIAAENPGLLTRGDVLLGDARAWLMAVKRRAAYLWLRRRMG; this is translated from the coding sequence ATGAGCCCGCCGATCCCGGAGGAGCCCACAGTGCCGGAGGATCCCGCAGTGCCGGAGGAGCCCGCAGTGCCGGAGGTGCACAACGGACCGGACGTGCCGCAGGTGACCGGCACGGGGCAGGGGCCGGACGAGCGTCGGGACGCAGCACCGGACACGGCGGGGTCGGCCGCGGCGCCCGTCACGGTGTCCGTGGTGGTGCCGACGTACAACAACGCCGCGCACGTGCAGGCGGCGATCGACTCGATCCTGGCGCAGACCTTCACCGACTTCGAGCTGATCATCTCCGACCACAGCTCCACCGACGGCACCTGGGACCTGCTGCAGGACTACACCGCCGACGCCCGGGTCCGGCTGCAGCAGGTGCCGCAGGGCGGCGGCGCCCCGGCGAACTGGAAGGCCGTGACGGAGCCGGCCACCGGGGAGTACCTGAAGCTGGTCTGCGGCGACGACCTGATCCATCCGGACGCGCTGCAGGAACAGGTGGCCGCGCTGGCCGCGCACCCGTCCGCGGTGCTGTCCGCGTCGCTGCGCGACATCGTCGACGAGGCCGGCCGCCCGGTGGTCCGCGCCCGCGGCCTCCAGGGGCTGGACGGGCTGGTCGACGGCCGGGAGGCGGTGCGGCGCACGGTACGGGCCGGCACCAACGTGTTCGGCGAGCCCGGCTGCGTGCTGTTCCGCCGGTCGGTGCTGATGGAGTCCGGCGGCTGGGACGACCGCTCCCCCTACCTGATCGACCAGGCCACCTGCGCCCGGGTGGCGCTGCGCGGGTCGATGGTCGCGGTGCGGCGGTCGCTCGCCGGGTTCCGGATCAGCGCCCAGCAGTGGAGTGTCGCGCTGGCCGCCACCCAGGCCGAGCACGCGGCCGCCTTCCACCACCGGATCGCGGCGGAGAACCCGGGCCTGCTGACCCGCGGGGACGTGCTGCTCGGCGATGCCCGGGCCTGGTTGATGGCCGTGAAGCGCCGTGCCGCCTACCTCTGGCTGCGCCGCCGGATGGGCTGA
- a CDS encoding ABC transporter permease yields the protein MTDRTAVPTLPTAESDAAGTTVGTPGAGAAVTSAAGRVRRRRRSLTTMLLAASAVLAAVAFSFSSPYFLSGDNLVNLMEDVALAGLLAVPATFLMMSGHVDLSVGAAAAFTGIVLAGTAPGSGMVVAVLLAVLTGLLIGLINGLLVTVAEVNSIAMTFAAMSLLRGLAYLIPSGLAISLPGFRALGNTRPFLGIGLPTLIFVVVLVAGLLLARSAVGRRSRRIGMMPAVGRLDRWPERRWVIGLFVVSGLAAALVGLIRTSQLGTGLPTAALGIELTVVTAVLLGGARMSGGWASVPGTMLALLTISIVDNGMSLANVTSYASQVFHAALLVLALIIDRPRRWIRRPREAAPEPAAT from the coding sequence ATGACCGACCGCACCGCCGTTCCCACCCTGCCCACCGCGGAGTCCGACGCAGCCGGCACGACCGTCGGCACACCGGGTGCCGGTGCCGCGGTGACCTCCGCGGCCGGTCGGGTGCGCCGCCGGCGCCGCTCGCTGACCACGATGCTGCTCGCCGCCAGCGCCGTGCTCGCCGCCGTCGCCTTCTCGTTCTCCAGCCCGTACTTCCTGTCGGGCGACAACCTGGTCAACCTGATGGAGGACGTCGCGCTGGCCGGGCTGCTGGCCGTGCCGGCCACCTTCCTGATGATGAGCGGGCACGTCGACCTGTCGGTCGGGGCCGCCGCCGCGTTCACCGGGATCGTGCTGGCCGGCACCGCGCCGGGATCCGGGATGGTGGTCGCGGTGCTGCTGGCCGTGCTCACCGGCCTGCTCATCGGGTTGATCAACGGCCTGCTGGTGACGGTCGCCGAGGTGAACAGCATTGCGATGACCTTCGCCGCGATGTCCCTGTTGCGTGGGCTCGCCTACCTGATCCCGAGCGGGCTGGCCATCTCGCTGCCGGGGTTCCGGGCCCTGGGCAACACCCGGCCGTTCCTCGGCATCGGGCTGCCCACGCTGATCTTCGTGGTGGTGCTGGTGGCCGGGCTGCTGCTGGCCAGGTCCGCGGTCGGCCGGCGCAGCCGCCGGATCGGGATGATGCCGGCGGTCGGGCGGCTGGACCGTTGGCCCGAGCGGCGCTGGGTGATCGGGCTGTTCGTGGTGTCCGGTCTGGCCGCGGCGCTGGTCGGGTTGATCCGCACCTCGCAGCTCGGGACCGGTCTGCCGACCGCGGCCCTGGGTATCGAGCTGACCGTGGTCACCGCGGTGCTGCTCGGCGGAGCCCGGATGTCGGGTGGCTGGGCCTCGGTGCCCGGCACCATGCTGGCGCTGCTGACGATCTCGATCGTCGACAACGGGATGTCGCTGGCGAACGTGACATCGTATGCGTCGCAGGTGTTCCACGCCGCGTTGCTGGTGCTGGCGCTGATCATCGACCGGCCGCGCCGGTGGATCCGGCGGCCGCGGGAGGCCGCGCCGGAACCGGCCGCGACCTGA
- a CDS encoding sugar ABC transporter substrate-binding protein: protein MFPIGRPAYRRGERRRTRLIGCAVVVAMLSAACTTGTGADPSTGPGSTGTTSTTATDGTDGTAGPTATTGETTGTTTPTPTTWWSAPGSTVPFRTPDPDSATGVRLGLISSAGSDAFDRAVTDSVIEQADLAGAELTVCDAGADPGLVLDCARRLATQQVDGWIVLRPPGDLRDVLCDAGPQEVPLVVIGSDPLPCQSTAVGADDVRAGRLLGVALGLRARVAAGCRPAAWVLLADPASPGSTAARIAGVLDGWQAQCPGVGITPTVLDAGTQDVAYEAFATVLTGVPADADVIVAAVNDGAALGAVAAIPEGGDDHVVIGAIGADQRAWCAITTDPDWIGDAALFPERYGEVVVPTVLDLLHGESVPERILVDTALLSAGSLRKVYDVQECAGP from the coding sequence GTGTTCCCGATCGGCCGCCCGGCCTACCGCCGCGGTGAGCGCCGTCGCACCCGGCTGATCGGCTGCGCGGTGGTCGTCGCCATGCTGTCGGCCGCGTGCACCACGGGCACCGGTGCCGATCCGTCGACCGGCCCGGGCAGCACGGGGACCACATCCACCACCGCCACGGACGGAACGGACGGCACCGCAGGACCCACTGCGACCACGGGAGAGACCACCGGGACGACGACGCCGACGCCGACCACCTGGTGGTCGGCACCGGGCAGCACGGTGCCGTTCCGCACCCCGGACCCGGACTCGGCCACCGGTGTCCGGCTGGGGCTGATCTCGTCGGCCGGCTCCGACGCCTTCGACCGGGCGGTCACCGACTCGGTGATCGAGCAGGCGGACCTGGCCGGCGCGGAACTGACGGTCTGCGACGCCGGCGCCGACCCGGGCCTGGTGCTGGACTGCGCCCGCCGGCTCGCCACCCAGCAGGTGGACGGGTGGATCGTGCTGCGGCCGCCGGGCGACCTCCGCGACGTGCTGTGCGACGCGGGTCCCCAGGAGGTCCCGCTGGTGGTCATCGGGTCCGACCCGTTGCCCTGCCAGAGCACCGCGGTGGGCGCCGACGACGTGCGGGCCGGCCGGCTGCTCGGGGTGGCCCTCGGGCTCCGCGCGCGGGTGGCCGCCGGCTGCCGGCCGGCGGCCTGGGTGCTGCTCGCCGACCCGGCGTCCCCCGGTTCCACCGCGGCCCGGATCGCCGGGGTGCTGGACGGCTGGCAGGCCCAGTGCCCGGGGGTGGGGATCACCCCGACCGTGCTGGACGCCGGCACCCAGGACGTCGCCTACGAGGCCTTCGCCACCGTGCTCACCGGGGTGCCGGCCGACGCCGACGTGATCGTGGCGGCGGTCAACGACGGTGCCGCCCTGGGCGCGGTCGCCGCGATCCCGGAGGGTGGCGACGACCACGTGGTGATCGGGGCGATCGGCGCCGACCAGCGCGCCTGGTGCGCCATCACCACCGACCCGGACTGGATCGGCGACGCCGCGCTCTTCCCGGAGCGCTACGGCGAGGTGGTGGTGCCGACCGTGCTCGACCTGCTGCACGGGGAGTCGGTGCCGGAACGGATCCTCGTCGACACCGCACTGCTGTCGGCGGGTTCCCTCCGGAAGGTCTACGACGTGCAGGAGTGTGCCGGACCATGA
- a CDS encoding glycoside hydrolase family 76 protein: MRHRRLSRTVAAVTAGLLALTGCGGQAPSDVPAVDALVGFYDQGSGLWPTTGWWNSANALTALIDYMIATGDRRYAWVVENTYEQKRNAARGNFVNDLIDDTGWWALAWIRAYDLTGEQRYLSTARTAIDFMGGFEDDHCGGGIWWTVARTYKNAIASELYIKAAAELDVRLGGGTPYRDSAVRVWDWFEASGMINEDLLVNDGLNNGTCENNGQTTWTYNQGVVLGALVALHESTGDTAYLERAEELADASTDSDAINVDGILTEPCEQTGCGVDGPSFKGIYVRNLGELDRALEDRPYHDYLVDQATSAYENNRTEDSQYGVHWAGPIAGITGATQQSAVDALVAALVPPGEEETDTDATTDGSTGAPAPASTG, translated from the coding sequence GTGCGTCACCGCCGCCTGAGCCGCACCGTCGCCGCGGTGACCGCCGGGCTGCTCGCACTGACCGGGTGCGGCGGCCAGGCGCCCTCCGACGTGCCCGCGGTCGACGCCCTGGTCGGCTTCTACGACCAGGGCAGCGGGCTGTGGCCGACGACCGGCTGGTGGAACAGCGCGAACGCGCTCACCGCGCTGATCGACTACATGATCGCGACCGGGGACCGCCGCTATGCGTGGGTGGTCGAGAACACCTACGAGCAGAAGCGGAACGCCGCCCGCGGCAACTTCGTCAACGACCTGATCGACGACACCGGCTGGTGGGCACTGGCCTGGATCCGCGCCTACGACCTCACCGGCGAGCAGCGCTACCTGTCCACCGCGCGCACCGCGATCGACTTCATGGGCGGTTTCGAGGACGACCACTGCGGCGGCGGCATCTGGTGGACGGTGGCCAGGACCTACAAGAACGCCATCGCCAGCGAGCTGTACATCAAGGCAGCGGCCGAGCTGGACGTCCGGCTCGGCGGCGGCACGCCGTACCGGGACAGCGCGGTGCGGGTGTGGGACTGGTTCGAAGCCTCCGGGATGATCAACGAGGACCTGCTGGTCAACGACGGCCTGAACAACGGCACCTGCGAGAACAACGGGCAGACCACCTGGACCTACAACCAGGGCGTGGTGCTCGGCGCGCTGGTCGCGCTGCACGAGAGCACCGGCGACACGGCCTATCTCGAGCGCGCGGAGGAACTGGCGGACGCCTCCACCGACTCCGACGCGATCAACGTGGACGGCATCCTCACCGAACCGTGCGAGCAGACCGGTTGCGGCGTGGACGGTCCCAGCTTCAAGGGCATCTACGTGCGCAATCTCGGCGAGCTCGACCGGGCACTGGAGGACCGCCCGTACCACGACTACCTGGTGGACCAGGCGACCTCGGCCTACGAGAACAACCGCACCGAGGACAGCCAGTACGGCGTGCACTGGGCCGGTCCGATCGCCGGGATCACCGGCGCCACCCAGCAGAGCGCGGTGGATGCGCTGGTGGCGGCGCTGGTCCCGCCGGGCGAGGAGGAGACGGACACCGACGCCACCACCGACGGATCCACCGGGGCCCCGGCACCGGCGTCGACCGGCTGA
- a CDS encoding glycosyltransferase family 4 protein produces MTPPRILLDATAIPAERGGVGRYVDQLAAALDARGADLAIACQHGDAEIMQALAPHSRIVPVAEELRNRPARLAWEQTTLPRLARRVAAQVIHSPHYTMPLAAGLPVVSTLHDATFFSDRNLHLGVKGRFFRSWTRVSLRRAAVCVVPSRATADELVRLAGARTGRLVVAHHGVDTGLFHPPAAADVQAFADDLDLPTGWVAFLGTVEPRKNVPALIRGFVRAVAGRTDPPALVLAGSPGWDHAVDPAIAAVPPGVRVLRTGHLPLDRLPALLGGATVVAYPSLGEGFGLPVLEAMACRATVLTTRRLSLPEVGGDAVAYTGTGAGDIGDALAGLLDYPARRTELADLAVERAAGFTWDACAEKHEQAYRRAAATR; encoded by the coding sequence CTGACGCCGCCACGGATCCTGTTGGACGCCACCGCCATTCCCGCCGAGCGTGGCGGGGTCGGCCGCTACGTCGACCAGCTCGCCGCCGCCCTGGACGCCCGCGGCGCCGACCTGGCGATCGCCTGCCAGCACGGCGACGCGGAGATCATGCAGGCGCTCGCCCCGCACAGCCGGATCGTGCCGGTCGCCGAGGAGCTGCGGAACCGCCCGGCCCGGCTCGCCTGGGAACAGACCACCCTGCCCCGGCTGGCGAGAAGGGTGGCGGCACAGGTCATCCACTCCCCGCACTACACGATGCCGCTGGCCGCCGGGCTGCCGGTGGTCAGCACGCTGCACGACGCCACCTTCTTCTCCGACCGCAACCTGCATCTCGGCGTGAAGGGCCGGTTCTTCCGCAGCTGGACCCGGGTCTCGCTGCGACGGGCGGCCGTCTGCGTCGTGCCCAGCCGGGCCACCGCGGACGAGCTGGTGCGGTTGGCCGGCGCCCGGACCGGCCGGCTGGTGGTGGCGCACCACGGCGTGGACACCGGGCTGTTCCACCCGCCTGCCGCCGCCGACGTGCAGGCCTTCGCCGACGACCTCGACCTGCCCACGGGTTGGGTCGCCTTCCTCGGCACCGTCGAACCGCGCAAGAACGTCCCGGCGCTGATCCGCGGGTTCGTCCGCGCGGTGGCCGGCCGCACCGACCCGCCCGCCCTGGTGCTCGCCGGGTCGCCGGGCTGGGACCACGCGGTCGACCCGGCCATCGCTGCGGTCCCGCCGGGTGTGCGGGTGCTGCGCACCGGCCACCTGCCGCTCGACCGATTGCCGGCCCTCCTGGGTGGCGCGACCGTGGTGGCCTATCCGAGCCTGGGCGAGGGGTTCGGGCTGCCGGTGCTGGAGGCGATGGCCTGCCGCGCGACAGTGCTGACCACGCGCCGGCTCTCGCTGCCGGAGGTGGGCGGCGACGCGGTCGCCTACACCGGGACCGGGGCCGGCGACATCGGCGACGCACTGGCCGGTCTGCTGGACTACCCGGCGCGGCGCACCGAGCTGGCGGACCTGGCCGTCGAGCGGGCCGCCGGGTTCACCTGGGACGCCTGCGCCGAGAAGCACGAGCAGGCCTACCGCCGAGCCGCCGCCACCCGCTGA
- a CDS encoding glycosyltransferase family 4 protein, whose translation MPVVSVLAEQVLAPVPGGTGRYTRALLEHLPAAAPVGWSVRAVTAFHRDTAAARVPGVRGPRRLPVGHRVLNRLWERGLPPSVAGDVVHATTPLAPARHRGPLVVTVHDAVPWTHPETLTPRGVSWHRTMIGRAADRAAAVIVPTAAVAEELSGVLPGIAGRLRVVHMGATRLPAPPDAAARRAALRLPEKYLISLATLEPRKGLDVLLAALAKPESGDAALVVVGQSGWGDVDPVRLAARSGVRADRVHLLGRIPDEDLAAVLAGARALVMPSRAEGFGLPVIEAMAAGVPALHSDIPALVEVAGGAGIPVPVGSIGALADAVREIWTDDALAADRSAAGLARAADFGWDRTARATWEVYTSC comes from the coding sequence GTGCCCGTCGTCTCCGTGCTGGCCGAGCAGGTGCTGGCGCCGGTCCCCGGCGGCACCGGCCGGTACACCCGGGCGCTGCTGGAGCACCTGCCGGCCGCGGCCCCCGTGGGCTGGTCGGTGCGTGCGGTGACCGCGTTCCACCGGGACACGGCTGCGGCCCGGGTGCCGGGCGTCCGCGGCCCGCGCCGGCTGCCGGTCGGACACCGGGTGCTCAACCGGCTCTGGGAACGCGGCCTGCCACCGTCCGTCGCCGGTGACGTGGTGCACGCCACCACCCCGCTGGCCCCGGCCCGGCACCGCGGCCCGCTGGTGGTCACCGTGCACGATGCGGTGCCGTGGACGCACCCGGAGACGCTGACCCCGCGCGGGGTGTCCTGGCACCGCACCATGATCGGCCGGGCCGCCGACCGGGCCGCCGCGGTGATCGTGCCGACAGCGGCGGTGGCGGAGGAACTCTCAGGCGTGCTGCCGGGGATCGCCGGGCGGCTCCGGGTGGTGCACATGGGCGCCACCCGGCTGCCCGCACCGCCGGACGCCGCCGCGCGCCGGGCCGCCCTGCGGCTGCCGGAGAAGTACCTGATCAGTCTGGCAACCCTGGAACCCCGCAAGGGGCTCGACGTGCTGCTCGCCGCGCTGGCCAAGCCCGAGTCCGGGGACGCGGCCCTGGTGGTCGTCGGCCAGAGCGGTTGGGGCGACGTCGATCCCGTCCGGCTGGCGGCCCGCTCCGGGGTGCGCGCCGACCGTGTGCATCTGCTCGGCCGGATCCCGGACGAGGACCTGGCCGCCGTGCTGGCCGGTGCCCGGGCGCTGGTGATGCCCAGCCGGGCCGAGGGTTTCGGCCTGCCGGTGATCGAGGCGATGGCGGCCGGCGTGCCGGCGCTGCACTCCGACATCCCCGCGCTCGTCGAGGTGGCCGGTGGCGCCGGGATCCCGGTGCCGGTGGGGTCCATCGGCGCGCTGGCCGACGCGGTCCGGGAGATCTGGACCGACGACGCCCTGGCCGCCGACCGGTCCGCCGCCGGACTCGCCCGCGCCGCCGACTTCGGCTGGGACCGCACCGCCCGGGCGACCTGGGAGGTCTACACCTCGTGCTGA